A region of the Myxococcales bacterium genome:
AGGGAAAAATCATGGCCGATCAACTTTGGTACGAGAAAATGCCCGTGGCGGTCACGGTGTGCGATCGCGACGGCGTCATCGTGGATATGAACGAAAAAGCCGGCGAAACCTTCCGCAAATGGGGCGGTAAGAAATTGATCGGCCAGAGCCTGCTCGATTACCACCCGGAACCGGCGCGGGCCAAGCTGGTCGAGATGCTGCGGACCCAGCAGGCCAACACCTATTACATCGAAAAAGCCGGTCGCCGGAAGATCATTCACCAAACGCCCTGGCGCGTTGACGGCGAATACCGCGGATTTGTGGAAATCTCGTTCGAGCTGCCCGACGAACTGCCGACACATAAACGGGGTTGACGTGAAGCCCGTAGTGTCCCCCCGAAAGCAAGACAGATTTAGGCGGCTTTTAGGGTGAGGTAAGCCGCTTCGACCTCGTTCGGCGTCCGGTAACCGAGCGCCGAGTGGATTCGTTTTTCATTGTACCAGCGGACATATTGGTCGATG
Encoded here:
- a CDS encoding PAS domain-containing protein; protein product: MADQLWYEKMPVAVTVCDRDGVIVDMNEKAGETFRKWGGKKLIGQSLLDYHPEPARAKLVEMLRTQQANTYYIEKAGRRKIIHQTPWRVDGEYRGFVEISFELPDELPTHKRG
- a CDS encoding transposase gives rise to the protein IDQYVRWYNEKRIHSALGYRTPNEVEAAYLTLKAA